A portion of the Pithys albifrons albifrons isolate INPA30051 chromosome 1, PitAlb_v1, whole genome shotgun sequence genome contains these proteins:
- the CD86 gene encoding T-lymphocyte activation antigen CD86 isoform X1, with product MGSVFLPWLTQSAVTSLHITFSVNQRSAMACLILLLKAGKLTEVLAPVCGKSVMEVCIFFLCAMIPLPGIAASVHQVKAFLNHSAYLSCYFPNSQKIDVKDLIVFWQKGSQKVLHEVYYGQEKHENLSPEYINRTKVDKDKWILQLLNAGIEDEGHYECIVQHKKKGPPEVIHKSECSLHITANYSQPEIEQLHTEELKPNGYLNLSCSSTGGYPEPQEMTWLISRENTTHRRTPHMDVSQDAVTKLYNITSKLNIPVPTNSLTNISCLLRLREQLGSLVSATLVIEIQEKEMEEVKTNFFVPLIAVAVLVTLLLGFVIVKKNRNILSTNQSVSLAV from the exons ATGCTTGATATTGTTACTAAAGGCTGGGAAGCTCACAGAAGTCCTTGCACCAGTCTGTGGAAAAAG TGTCATGGAGGTCTGCATATTCTTCCTTTGTGCTATGATACCTCTCCCAG GTATTGCCGCCAGTGTGCATCAAGTGAAGGCATTTCTCAATCACTCTGCATATCTATCCTGCTATTTTCCAAACTCTCAGAAAATCGACGTAAAGGATTTAATAGTTTTTTGGCAAAAAGGCTCTCAGAAAGTGCTGCACGAAGTATACTATGGCCAAGAAAAGCATGAGAACCTTAGTCCTGAATATATAAACCGAACCAAGGTGGATAAAGACAAATGGATCTTGCAACTGTTAAATGCAGGAATTGAGGATGAGGGACACTATGAGTGTATCGTACAGCACAAGAAAAAAGGACCACCAGAGGTCATACACAAATCTGAGTGCTCACTGCACATCACTG cCAACTACAGCCAACCTGAGATAGAACAGCTGCACACCGAGGAACTAAAGCCCAATGGATACTTGAATCTTTCCTGTTCTTCCACTGGAGGTTATCCAGAGCCCCAGGAGATGACATGGCTAATATCACGTGAAAACACAACACACAGGCGTACGCCTCACATGGATGTCTCACAGGATGCTGTAACAAAGCTGTACAACATTACAAGCAAGCTGAATATCCCAGTTCCTACGAACAGTCTCACTAATATTAGCTGCTTACTTCGCCTCAGAGAGCAGCTGGGAAGCCTTGTCTCAGCGACACTAGTCATAG AGAtacaggagaaagaaatggaagaagtAAAGACAAATTTCTTTGTTCCGCTTATAGCCGTGGCTGTACTGGTCACActtcttctgggttttgtgaTAGTGAAGAAGAACAGAAATATCTTGTCTACCAACCAGA GTGTCAGCCTAGCAGTCTAA
- the CD86 gene encoding T-lymphocyte activation antigen CD86 isoform X2: MEVCIFFLCAMIPLPGIAASVHQVKAFLNHSAYLSCYFPNSQKIDVKDLIVFWQKGSQKVLHEVYYGQEKHENLSPEYINRTKVDKDKWILQLLNAGIEDEGHYECIVQHKKKGPPEVIHKSECSLHITANYSQPEIEQLHTEELKPNGYLNLSCSSTGGYPEPQEMTWLISRENTTHRRTPHMDVSQDAVTKLYNITSKLNIPVPTNSLTNISCLLRLREQLGSLVSATLVIEIQEKEMEEVKTNFFVPLIAVAVLVTLLLGFVIVKKNRNILSTNQSVSLAV; this comes from the exons ATGGAGGTCTGCATATTCTTCCTTTGTGCTATGATACCTCTCCCAG GTATTGCCGCCAGTGTGCATCAAGTGAAGGCATTTCTCAATCACTCTGCATATCTATCCTGCTATTTTCCAAACTCTCAGAAAATCGACGTAAAGGATTTAATAGTTTTTTGGCAAAAAGGCTCTCAGAAAGTGCTGCACGAAGTATACTATGGCCAAGAAAAGCATGAGAACCTTAGTCCTGAATATATAAACCGAACCAAGGTGGATAAAGACAAATGGATCTTGCAACTGTTAAATGCAGGAATTGAGGATGAGGGACACTATGAGTGTATCGTACAGCACAAGAAAAAAGGACCACCAGAGGTCATACACAAATCTGAGTGCTCACTGCACATCACTG cCAACTACAGCCAACCTGAGATAGAACAGCTGCACACCGAGGAACTAAAGCCCAATGGATACTTGAATCTTTCCTGTTCTTCCACTGGAGGTTATCCAGAGCCCCAGGAGATGACATGGCTAATATCACGTGAAAACACAACACACAGGCGTACGCCTCACATGGATGTCTCACAGGATGCTGTAACAAAGCTGTACAACATTACAAGCAAGCTGAATATCCCAGTTCCTACGAACAGTCTCACTAATATTAGCTGCTTACTTCGCCTCAGAGAGCAGCTGGGAAGCCTTGTCTCAGCGACACTAGTCATAG AGAtacaggagaaagaaatggaagaagtAAAGACAAATTTCTTTGTTCCGCTTATAGCCGTGGCTGTACTGGTCACActtcttctgggttttgtgaTAGTGAAGAAGAACAGAAATATCTTGTCTACCAACCAGA GTGTCAGCCTAGCAGTCTAA